Proteins found in one Ischnura elegans chromosome 11, ioIscEleg1.1, whole genome shotgun sequence genomic segment:
- the LOC124167715 gene encoding protein YIF1B-A: MNFNARNPSRAGGRKSKQYAEPVNNAYPPYNPYDPMNNPNMQSYDHQMSNPSFTDYQMNAHQRPYPNAADQGFSIPSQFLSEPLVTNVAMQYGHTIVGQGKQLVDQHIEKYVPVSRLKYYFAVDTGYVTRKLCLLFFPFTQTDWSVKYEQDEPVQPRYDINAPDLYIPTMAYVTYVVVAGLVLGTQNRFSPEMLGIQASSALAWSLVEIVVEFLTLYIANIKTNLKTLDLLAFAGYKYVGIIFAVLLSLLLRKVGYYVGLIYSSIALAFFLVRTLRVQILPESGQSAYSGGGKRRLYILLFVAAIQPVMMWFLSSHLVS; this comes from the exons ATGAACTTCAATGCTAGGAATc CTTCAAGGGCTGGTGGCAGAAAGAGCAAGCAGTATGCTGAGCCTGTTAACAACGCATATCCACCTTATAATCCCTACGATCCCATGAACAATCCAAATATGCAGTCGTATGACCACCAGATGAGCAATCCATCATTTACAG ACTATCAAATGAATGCTCATCAACGGCCTTACCCCAACGCTGCTGACCAAGGCTTCTCAATACCTTCTCAGTTTCTGAGCGAGCCTCTGGTTACAAATGTGGCAATGCAGTATGGACACACAATTGTTGGCCAAGGAAAGCAATTGGTTGACCAACACATCGAGAAGTATGTTCCTGTTTCacgcttaaaatattattttgctgttGACACTGGCTACGTGACAAGAAAACTTTGTCTTCTCTTCTTTCCATTTACTCAGACG gacTGGTCAGTGAAGTATGAGCAGGATGAGCCAGTGCAGCCTCGATATGATATAAATGCACCCGATCTATATATCCCCACTATGGCTTACGTGACTTACGTTGTTGTGGCTGGTTTAGTCCTGGGCACCCAGAATAG GTTTTCCCCTGAAATGCTTGGGATTCAAGCAAGTTCTGCCCTTGCTTGGTCACTAGTGGAGATAGTTGTGGAGTTCCTCACCCTTTATATTGCaaatataaaaactaatttaaaaactttGGACCTGCTGGCATTTGCTGGTTACAAATATGTTGg TATTATTTTTGCAGTGCTCTTGAGCTTGTTATTAAGAAAAGTGGGCTACTATGTTGGACTCATATACTCCAGCATTGCACTCGCATTTTTCTTG GTTCGAACTCTTCGTGTGCAAATACTCCCGGAGTCTGGTCAAAGTGCATACTCTGGTGGAGGAAAGCGGAGACTATACATTCTGTTGTTTGTGGCTGCCATTCAGCCAGTCATGATGTGGTTTCTGTCTTCTCATCTGGTCTCATAG
- the LOC124167952 gene encoding LOW QUALITY PROTEIN: thioredoxin reductase-like selenoprotein T homolog CG3887 (The sequence of the model RefSeq protein was modified relative to this genomic sequence to represent the inferred CDS: substituted 1 base at 1 genomic stop codon), producing the protein MADMARMSCLSLFTFFVVLTVKDIFFPSSIAATNTKEIPITKLGVNKFIGPTLKFLYCYSXGYKKAFEQYATILQQKYPEIIVEGDNFPPTALKIHLAQFLGVVKILLIMCILGSIPIFNYIRQPVPGWWTWCVNNKVYSCMMLFFLCNAVEGQLVSTGAFEISFNDVPVWSKLETGRIPQPSELFQIIDNHLQFQTRPVGEGVHLQ; encoded by the exons ATGGCGGACATGGCGAGAATGTCATGTCTTTCTCTCTTCACTTTCTTTGTCGTTTTGACTGTGAAAGACATATTTTTTCCGTCTTCAATTGCGGCGACCAATACAAAAGAAATACCTATAACCAAACTCGGAGTTAATAAATTTATAGGCCCTactcttaaatttttatattg TTATTCGTGAGGATACAAGAAGGCATTTGAGCAATATGCAACTATTCTGCAACAGAAGTACCCCGAAATTATTGTGGAAGGCGACAACTTTCCACCAACagctttaaaaattcatttagctCAATTTCTG GGAGTTGTTAAAATATTGCTCATAATGTGTATCCTTGGAAGTATTCCTATTTTCAACTATATTCGTCAACCAGTACCAGGATGGTGGACTTGGTGCGTGAACAACAAAGTCTATTCATGCATGATGTTGTTTTTCCTCTGTAATGCTGTGGAAGGACAACTTGTTTCTACGGGAGCCTTcgaaatttctttcaacg ATGTGCCAGTTTGGTCGAAATTGGAGACAGGACGGATACCTCAGCCTTCTGAACTGTTTCAGATCATAGACAATCACTTGCAGTTTCAAACAAGGCCAGTGGGTGAAGGTGTGCACCTGCAATAA
- the LOC124167716 gene encoding small integral membrane protein 4 has translation MPTANPTLQRLLDKWPGKKYFGIYRFLPLFFVLGAALEFSMINWHFGETNFYRTFKRRKAHEIAESTLNQGNSVV, from the exons ATGCCGACGGCAAATCCCACGTTACAGCGTTTACTTGACAAATGGCCTGGAAAGAAGTACTTCGGTATTTATAggtttcttcctttattttttgtcCTTGGAGCAGCCTTAGAATTTTCGATGATAAATTGGCATTTTGGAGAGACAAATTTCT ATAGAACTTTCAAACGAAGGAAGGCTCATGAGATTGCTGAGTCGACTCTGAACCAAGGAAATAGTGTTGTTTAA